The proteins below are encoded in one region of Campylobacter rectus:
- a CDS encoding disulfide bond formation protein B, with protein sequence MSFFNEKNFDFVMASAVLLVLAIPVGIANIYLGYVIGEGPCTLCWWERIGMVVVGVAGILILRYGLKARYIVAVLFGAAYGIFMTLRHASFSLYRDVGMGFGGDIFGAHTYTWGILVYWVVVVAMGLMMLFAKDKVVSNDIARADTRVKPLNAYSKFVIALSLFVILSNAVQALISSGIPPYSGKGDPERISLNNTWTAGVWKRFEKPFSFTGSNVVEDPFIAGEPKDISVKFNSDPSAGAFTDVKPALSVKNSFPLPFETKGIFGKGVTSGLAYNAKNDTFGISNTEGGVYFTDANFKEIAHAVIDKPNGRNIKKAVASTFVGDMLVTTGFNKTTFAIKPVEKVDAYHEWRYFRESTGGLESAWKFDRPALLTIRAKKQYVLTLAKDPQSTYMYMITVPNERAKNLILIKVDSKDKMLSGETIVTSALALKDKRDLKDYYVTAGDVEGGKFLAYSKNYNTLLVIDLADAKVIDAYAMPQIGDISGLAIKGGSIYALAHKEGKVSVVELNNPLAE encoded by the coding sequence ATGAGTTTTTTTAACGAGAAAAATTTCGACTTCGTCATGGCCAGCGCGGTCTTGCTCGTGCTTGCTATCCCCGTCGGTATCGCAAACATTTATCTCGGCTACGTCATCGGAGAGGGCCCTTGCACGCTTTGCTGGTGGGAGCGGATCGGCATGGTCGTGGTCGGCGTCGCTGGTATCTTGATACTGCGCTACGGCCTAAAGGCGCGCTATATAGTCGCCGTGCTTTTCGGCGCTGCATACGGTATTTTTATGACGCTTAGACACGCTAGCTTTAGCCTATATAGAGACGTAGGTATGGGCTTTGGCGGCGATATATTCGGTGCGCATACTTATACTTGGGGCATTTTGGTGTACTGGGTCGTGGTTGTAGCGATGGGGCTGATGATGCTTTTTGCCAAGGACAAGGTCGTCTCTAACGATATCGCGCGCGCTGATACCAGGGTCAAGCCTCTTAACGCGTATTCAAAATTCGTGATCGCTTTGAGCCTATTCGTGATCTTATCAAATGCCGTTCAGGCGCTCATCTCCTCAGGCATACCGCCCTATAGCGGCAAGGGCGATCCCGAGCGCATCAGCCTAAACAACACTTGGACGGCGGGCGTTTGGAAAAGATTTGAAAAGCCGTTTTCATTCACCGGCTCAAACGTCGTCGAGGATCCGTTTATAGCGGGCGAACCTAAAGATATAAGCGTCAAATTTAACTCCGATCCAAGCGCCGGCGCGTTTACGGACGTGAAGCCCGCGCTTAGCGTGAAAAATAGCTTCCCGCTTCCTTTTGAGACAAAGGGAATTTTTGGCAAAGGCGTAACGAGCGGCCTAGCGTACAACGCTAAAAACGATACTTTCGGCATCTCAAACACCGAAGGCGGCGTTTATTTTACGGACGCGAATTTTAAAGAGATCGCTCACGCCGTCATCGACAAGCCAAACGGCCGCAATATCAAAAAAGCCGTCGCATCGACCTTTGTCGGCGATATGCTGGTGACTACAGGCTTTAACAAAACCACCTTCGCCATTAAGCCCGTGGAAAAAGTGGACGCGTATCACGAGTGGAGATATTTTAGGGAGAGCACCGGCGGGCTCGAGTCTGCGTGGAAATTTGACCGCCCGGCGCTCTTAACGATAAGGGCGAAAAAACAGTACGTCCTAACGCTCGCAAAAGACCCGCAGAGCACCTATATGTATATGATCACGGTGCCAAACGAGCGCGCTAAGAACTTGATCCTCATAAAAGTAGATAGCAAGGATAAAATGCTAAGCGGCGAAACCATCGTGACATCAGCTCTCGCACTAAAAGATAAACGCGACCTAAAAGACTACTACGTCACGGCTGGCGACGTCGAGGGCGGTAAATTTTTGGCCTACTCCAAAAACTACAACACCTTGCTCGTGATCGACCTTGCGGACGCAAAGGTGATAGACGCTTACGCGATGCCGCAAATCGGCGATATCTCGGGGCTAGCGATAAAGGGCGGCAGCATCTACGCTCTAGCGCATAAAGAGGGCAAAGTAAGCGTCGTAGAGCTAAATAATCCTCTTGCGGAGTAG
- a CDS encoding redoxin domain-containing protein, translating into MKDINGNSVSFSELTGGKNCIVFTYPKMGESGKFLPENLKDLKGLTGCTLQCKAYQENLADIKAAGFTLIAVGSQSIEKMAEFKQGLGANFIFLSDENFELETALNLQTFTTNDGKKFYHRQTLIIKGGEVVERFDKIAEPANDAANVLAAIRNL; encoded by the coding sequence ATGAAAGACATAAACGGAAATTCGGTCAGTTTTAGCGAGCTAACCGGAGGCAAAAACTGCATCGTTTTTACTTATCCGAAAATGGGCGAAAGCGGGAAGTTTTTACCCGAAAATTTAAAAGATTTAAAAGGGCTAACCGGCTGCACGCTTCAGTGTAAAGCCTATCAAGAAAACCTTGCCGATATCAAAGCCGCAGGCTTTACACTAATCGCCGTAGGGTCGCAAAGCATAGAGAAAATGGCTGAATTTAAGCAGGGCCTGGGCGCAAATTTTATCTTTTTGAGCGATGAAAATTTTGAGCTTGAAACCGCGCTAAATTTGCAAACATTTACGACGAACGACGGTAAGAAATTTTACCACCGACAAACGCTTATTATCAAAGGCGGCGAGGTCGTTGAGAGATTTGACAAAATCGCCGAGCCCGCAAACGACGCGGCAAACGTGCTTGCGGCGATAAGAAATTTATAG
- a CDS encoding TOBE domain-containing protein, which produces MKADVSLELFLDGGASVLAKHIELLKAVEHTKSITKAAEYVGISYKNAWDSLDALNNRSDEPLIARAEGNRKNSGSELTAYGKKMIALYDAMLESQKIFLEKVCSNINVDTNEILNLQRMSMSLSARNQLSCEITEIKTGAVNSQISAKLSNGEILRATVTVESEKNLNLKVGKKVVFIFKAPSVMLAKEENLKLSAANLLKGRVIEAKIGSVNAEIVLEISNHQTLTSIITKDSAMDMKIGVGDELTAIIKASQIIIGV; this is translated from the coding sequence ATGAAAGCAGACGTTAGTTTAGAGCTATTTTTAGACGGCGGAGCATCGGTGCTGGCTAAACATATAGAGCTTTTAAAAGCCGTCGAACACACAAAAAGCATAACCAAAGCCGCCGAGTACGTCGGCATCTCTTACAAAAACGCATGGGACAGCCTGGACGCGCTAAATAACCGCTCGGACGAACCGCTAATCGCAAGAGCCGAGGGCAACAGGAAAAACAGCGGCTCGGAGCTCACCGCATACGGTAAAAAGATGATCGCGCTATACGACGCGATGCTGGAGAGCCAAAAGATATTTTTAGAAAAAGTTTGCTCAAATATAAACGTCGATACGAACGAAATTTTAAATTTACAGCGTATGAGTATGAGCCTAAGCGCGCGAAATCAGCTTAGCTGCGAGATCACGGAGATAAAAACCGGCGCGGTAAATTCGCAGATCAGCGCCAAGCTCTCAAACGGCGAAATTTTACGTGCCACCGTCACGGTCGAATCTGAAAAAAATCTAAATTTGAAAGTCGGCAAAAAGGTCGTATTTATCTTTAAAGCTCCAAGCGTAATGCTCGCAAAAGAAGAAAATCTAAAACTAAGCGCGGCGAATTTGCTAAAAGGGCGCGTGATCGAGGCCAAAATCGGCTCCGTAAACGCCGAAATCGTACTGGAAATCAGCAACCACCAGACGCTAACCTCCATCATCACGAAAGATAGCGCGATGGATATGAAAATCGGCGTTGGCGACGAGCTCACCGCCATAATCAAAGCAAGTCAAATCATAATAGGAGTATAA
- a CDS encoding TOBE domain-containing protein yields MIKAKISAIEQNDGVSVFEFSAENLSLKMLSLENLQNLKIGDEVRLNFKSSDVFVATSPLLNCSVSNEIKVRISDIQKGEITSSLHLNAGEFEFESIITTASLKRLNLSLGDQIYAYVKATSLYIA; encoded by the coding sequence GTGATAAAGGCTAAAATTTCGGCGATAGAGCAAAACGACGGCGTTAGTGTTTTTGAGTTTAGCGCCGAAAATTTAAGCCTAAAAATGCTCTCTTTGGAAAATCTGCAAAATCTAAAAATCGGCGACGAAGTTCGGCTAAACTTTAAAAGCTCGGACGTCTTCGTCGCTACCTCCCCGCTTTTAAACTGCTCGGTCTCAAACGAGATAAAAGTGCGAATTTCAGACATCCAAAAAGGCGAGATCACAAGCTCGCTGCATCTAAACGCCGGCGAGTTTGAGTTTGAAAGCATCATCACTACCGCATCGCTAAAGCGGCTAAATTTATCGCTTGGCGATCAAATTTACGCCTACGTCAAGGCAACCTCGCTTTACATCGCATGA
- a CDS encoding SGNH/GDSL hydrolase family protein has product MRAFFGVFLAFFTLIALFLRPLSNYYEAKYQKDFFITDERAMALSDKFINAAEESAQSAKSVFDKIMRIFHAGLDESNSKNNQATASVKAEQNLTTNQTAPSNLNAQNTQNLTPSTSAIKETNLTAHSAQTSHAQTPLNLDKNSSPALNLSNLPHETVARTDKGAISKSEPFDIELNENLGVILIGDSIMQGFGWGFENALKTRKIAIKNMAKASTGLTNKKFYDWSEELKTALANLKERPQNLLILALFGANDAYSYSFDERTLDFGSEAWREAYEGRIAEIYEIAEEHGAQVVWLGIPCMKSEKFDKKMKALNLIYKDAAQKYGARYIDIGGAICKGGKFLKAGADKKPLRNDDGVHISMNGAKKVAVYVVDKLLNGQSDKF; this is encoded by the coding sequence ATGAGAGCGTTTTTCGGGGTTTTTCTTGCGTTTTTTACGCTGATCGCGCTGTTTTTGCGACCGCTGTCAAACTACTACGAAGCCAAATATCAAAAAGATTTTTTCATCACGGACGAGCGCGCGATGGCGCTGAGCGATAAATTTATAAACGCCGCCGAAGAGAGTGCGCAAAGCGCAAAATCCGTATTTGACAAAATTATGCGGATCTTTCACGCCGGACTTGACGAGTCAAATTCTAAAAATAATCAAGCTACGGCAAGCGTTAAAGCAGAGCAAAATTTAACCACCAACCAAACCGCGCCTTCAAATTTAAATGCTCAAAATACGCAAAATTTAACGCCGAGCACAAGCGCGATAAAAGAAACGAATTTAACGGCGCACAGCGCTCAAACTTCACACGCTCAAACACCTTTAAATTTAGACAAAAACAGCTCGCCGGCTCTAAATTTGTCAAATTTACCGCACGAAACCGTAGCCCGGACGGACAAGGGCGCGATATCAAAATCCGAGCCTTTTGATATCGAATTAAATGAAAATTTAGGCGTTATTTTGATAGGCGACTCCATAATGCAAGGCTTTGGTTGGGGCTTTGAAAATGCGCTAAAGACCAGAAAAATCGCGATAAAAAATATGGCGAAAGCCAGCACCGGACTCACGAATAAGAAATTTTACGACTGGAGCGAGGAGCTAAAAACCGCACTCGCAAACCTCAAAGAGCGCCCGCAAAATTTGCTCATTTTGGCGCTATTTGGCGCAAACGACGCTTATAGCTACTCCTTTGACGAGCGAACGCTGGACTTTGGCAGCGAGGCGTGGCGCGAAGCGTATGAGGGCAGGATCGCCGAGATCTACGAGATCGCCGAAGAGCACGGCGCGCAGGTCGTGTGGCTAGGAATACCGTGTATGAAAAGCGAGAAATTCGACAAAAAAATGAAAGCGCTAAACCTGATCTACAAGGATGCGGCGCAAAAATACGGCGCGCGCTACATCGATATCGGCGGCGCGATCTGCAAGGGCGGTAAATTTCTCAAAGCGGGCGCCGATAAAAAGCCGCTACGCAACGACGACGGCGTGCACATCAGTATGAACGGCGCGAAAAAGGTCGCCGTATATGTCGTGGATAAGCTGCTAAACGGGCAGAGCGATAAATTTTAG
- a CDS encoding NAD(P)H-dependent oxidoreductase, producing MNFLEVMKFRHACKIFDENKKISAGEFDFILEAGRLSPSAMGLEQWDFLVVQNKELRQKIREVSWDQPQITSCSHLVVILGKVAEIKYGSEYVDKIIARCEDKAPETIAQRRNFYRDVLVENFKNDDELTFQWSHEQCMIAAANMMNAAASLGIDSCPVEGFDRAALNEVLGLDTSKQRVAIVVPFGYRLNPQPKKYRRELSDIVKWIY from the coding sequence ATGAATTTTTTAGAAGTGATGAAATTTCGCCACGCGTGCAAAATTTTCGATGAAAATAAGAAAATAAGCGCAGGGGAATTTGATTTTATCTTGGAGGCCGGTAGGCTAAGCCCGAGCGCGATGGGACTGGAGCAGTGGGACTTCCTCGTCGTGCAAAACAAAGAGCTCAGGCAAAAGATCCGCGAAGTCTCATGGGATCAGCCTCAGATCACGTCTTGCTCGCACCTGGTCGTGATTTTGGGCAAGGTCGCCGAGATAAAATACGGCAGCGAATACGTCGATAAAATAATCGCCAGATGCGAGGACAAGGCGCCCGAAACGATCGCTCAGAGACGAAATTTTTATCGCGATGTCTTGGTCGAGAATTTCAAAAACGATGACGAGCTTACATTTCAGTGGTCGCACGAGCAGTGTATGATCGCAGCGGCAAATATGATGAATGCGGCGGCGAGCCTTGGCATCGACAGTTGCCCGGTTGAGGGCTTTGACAGGGCTGCGCTAAACGAGGTTTTAGGGCTTGATACGAGCAAGCAGCGCGTGGCTATCGTCGTGCCGTTTGGCTACCGCCTAAATCCTCAGCCTAAAAAATACCGCCGCGAACTAAGCGACATCGTGAAGTGGATTTATTAA
- a CDS encoding MBOAT family O-acyltransferase — MNLFSIEFGLCFFIFWPIYYFLNDKTQAQKAVLLAFSYLFLASFGLKFLIINFIFSTAIFLFVRAVADKDSALPFAAGVIFVLCALAFFKYGGYFTIKFGVIRLENIALPLGISFYSFMSILLLKAVRGGELEAPSYFDTLIFLSFFAAIISGPILRPKPFFEALNSPKVFSASPAVFALLCSALFKKLIIANHLFELINPIFAAPTLPASQLLGALFGYSVLLYADFSGYVDFVTALGLMCGFTLPQNFNRPFTARNLKIFWQNWHISLMNFFKECVYFPLGGSRGTRAQTQLNVMLVFAISGVWHGAGLGFLLWGLIHGLGVVFLNLTSEREWLKSAMPARYFTFIFVSMVWVFFTMDFEGAVRYIGAIFRNSHDELFAICALFAGVFAFVFLYAAFDVYPLLIKFFENLNIFFSAVFLAIFGIIIYFLMPSGMPNFIYQGF; from the coding sequence ATGAATCTTTTTTCTATAGAATTTGGCTTGTGTTTTTTTATTTTTTGGCCGATTTATTATTTTTTAAACGATAAAACGCAAGCTCAAAAAGCCGTTTTACTCGCCTTTTCCTACTTGTTTCTGGCCTCGTTCGGGCTTAAATTTCTAATCATAAATTTTATCTTTAGCACGGCGATTTTTCTCTTTGTCAGAGCCGTAGCGGACAAAGACTCGGCACTACCGTTTGCCGCGGGCGTTATTTTCGTGCTTTGCGCGCTTGCGTTTTTTAAATACGGCGGCTATTTCACGATCAAATTCGGTGTCATAAGACTCGAAAACATCGCGCTGCCGCTTGGCATTTCGTTTTATTCGTTTATGAGCATCTTGCTGCTAAAGGCCGTGCGGGGCGGCGAACTGGAGGCGCCTAGCTACTTTGATACGCTCATTTTTCTTAGCTTTTTCGCCGCAATTATTTCGGGTCCGATTTTGCGGCCAAAGCCCTTTTTCGAGGCGTTAAATTCGCCCAAGGTTTTTAGCGCCAGCCCCGCCGTATTCGCGCTTTTGTGCTCCGCGCTTTTTAAAAAACTCATTATCGCAAACCATCTTTTCGAGCTCATAAACCCCATTTTCGCCGCGCCCACCCTGCCCGCCTCGCAGCTTCTTGGCGCGCTTTTTGGTTACAGCGTGCTGCTTTACGCCGATTTTAGCGGCTACGTGGACTTTGTAACGGCGCTCGGGCTCATGTGCGGTTTTACGCTACCGCAAAACTTCAACCGCCCTTTTACGGCGCGAAATTTAAAAATTTTCTGGCAAAATTGGCACATCAGCCTTATGAATTTTTTCAAAGAGTGCGTATATTTTCCGCTCGGAGGCAGTCGCGGCACCCGGGCGCAAACGCAGCTAAACGTGATGCTGGTCTTTGCGATCTCGGGCGTCTGGCACGGCGCCGGGCTTGGTTTTTTGCTCTGGGGGCTCATCCACGGCCTTGGCGTCGTGTTTTTAAATTTAACCAGCGAGCGCGAATGGCTAAAATCAGCTATGCCGGCCCGCTATTTTACTTTTATTTTCGTGAGTATGGTCTGGGTATTTTTCACGATGGATTTTGAGGGGGCGGTGCGCTATATCGGGGCTATTTTTAGAAACTCGCACGACGAGCTTTTTGCGATTTGCGCGCTATTTGCGGGCGTTTTCGCCTTTGTATTTTTATACGCCGCGTTTGACGTTTATCCGCTCTTGATCAAGTTTTTTGAAAATTTAAACATCTTTTTTTCAGCCGTTTTTTTGGCGATTTTTGGGATAATTATCTACTTTTTGATGCCTTCAGGCATGCCCAACTTCATCTATCAAGGATTTTAA
- the modA gene encoding molybdate ABC transporter substrate-binding protein → MKKTFFSLVVAALAAFHLNAGEINVFAAANVTYAFDELKTEFAKTNPDTKVTVTLGASGALSTQIKNGAPADVFMAANMKFVKDLYDVKFAVTEPVVYAQGALALFTIRDIDLAKGINAVEGLKAIAIANPETAPYGKASIEALKKAGIYDKVEKNVIIAKSIGEALSQALSAADVGFIAASAMYDKKMAEYKEGKNFILVSPDLYAPIDQGMVILKHGENNPEAKAFYDFIRSDRAKEIFRKFGYVVP, encoded by the coding sequence ATGAAAAAAACATTTTTTTCGTTAGTCGTCGCGGCTCTCGCGGCTTTTCATCTAAACGCGGGCGAGATCAACGTATTTGCAGCGGCAAACGTCACTTACGCGTTTGACGAGCTAAAGACGGAGTTTGCTAAAACCAATCCCGATACGAAAGTGACCGTCACGCTAGGGGCTAGCGGCGCGCTATCTACGCAGATCAAAAACGGCGCTCCGGCGGACGTTTTTATGGCGGCGAATATGAAATTCGTCAAGGATCTCTACGACGTTAAATTTGCCGTAACAGAGCCTGTAGTCTATGCTCAAGGCGCACTTGCGCTATTTACGATCAGAGATATCGATCTGGCTAAGGGTATAAATGCGGTAGAAGGCCTAAAAGCCATCGCGATCGCAAATCCCGAGACCGCTCCTTACGGCAAAGCCAGCATCGAAGCGCTCAAAAAAGCCGGCATCTACGATAAGGTCGAGAAAAACGTCATCATCGCAAAATCTATCGGCGAAGCTCTAAGCCAAGCTCTAAGCGCAGCCGACGTCGGATTTATCGCGGCTTCGGCTATGTATGATAAAAAAATGGCCGAGTATAAAGAGGGTAAAAATTTCATCCTTGTTAGCCCCGATCTATACGCTCCGATCGATCAAGGTATGGTCATCCTAAAGCACGGCGAAAACAACCCGGAAGCAAAGGCTTTCTATGACTTCATCAGAAGCGACCGCGCAAAAGAAATCTTTAGAAAATTCGGATACGTCGTCCCGTGA
- the modB gene encoding molybdate ABC transporter permease subunit, producing the protein MNIDFTPFYLSLKLAFISTAILFFLVMPLAFWLSRASFRFKPALEAVISLPLVLPPSVLGFYLLVFLSPYNFLGKFFEETFDIRLVFNFSGLIIASCIYSLPFMFQPLQAGFASLPKSLFEASYSLGKGRWETLLRVALPNIKPSLLTALIVSFAHTLGEFGVVLMIGGSVGDKTKVASIAIYEAVELMDYTKAHVYSAIMLAISFLVLFLVYFFNARARKI; encoded by the coding sequence ATGAACATTGATTTTACCCCGTTCTACCTCTCGCTAAAACTCGCTTTTATCTCGACGGCTATCCTGTTTTTCCTCGTGATGCCGCTTGCGTTTTGGCTCAGCCGAGCGAGTTTTAGATTTAAGCCCGCACTCGAGGCCGTGATCTCGCTACCACTCGTGCTACCGCCCTCGGTGCTGGGATTTTACCTGCTGGTTTTTCTCTCGCCTTACAACTTTTTAGGCAAATTTTTCGAGGAAACCTTTGATATTCGCTTGGTTTTTAACTTTTCAGGCCTTATTATCGCTAGCTGCATTTACTCGCTGCCGTTTATGTTTCAGCCGCTTCAGGCGGGCTTTGCGAGCCTACCGAAGAGCCTTTTTGAGGCGAGCTATTCGCTGGGTAAAGGCAGATGGGAGACGCTTCTTAGAGTCGCTCTGCCAAATATCAAGCCTTCGCTTCTAACCGCACTGATCGTGAGCTTTGCGCATACTTTGGGCGAGTTTGGCGTCGTGCTGATGATAGGCGGCAGCGTCGGGGACAAGACCAAGGTTGCCAGCATCGCTATCTACGAGGCCGTCGAGCTTATGGACTACACCAAGGCGCACGTTTATTCGGCGATTATGCTTGCTATTAGCTTTTTGGTTTTGTTTTTGGTGTATTTTTTTAATGCACGGGCTAGAAAAATTTAG
- a CDS encoding MlaA family lipoprotein, protein MKILLSFLLVFGCVFAEQMQEKSEFDDEFAQPNEIFDPLGGYNRMMTGFNDFIYTKAIHPAIKGYNYVVPEPARTAAGNFFDNLLYPVRFVNNLLQLKFSEAGEETLRFLANTIIGFGGLTDGAKYYNLQRHDEDFGQTLGYWGVGSGFHVVLPFVGPSNLRDMAGMIGDYYLDPVSYVKPMLDSFAIKTFRQGNLLSLHPDAYDELKKDAIDLYPFLRDAYEQRRNHLIKE, encoded by the coding sequence ATAAAAATTTTACTGTCATTTTTGCTCGTTTTTGGCTGCGTTTTTGCCGAACAAATGCAGGAAAAGAGCGAATTTGACGACGAATTTGCTCAACCTAACGAGATTTTCGATCCGCTTGGCGGCTACAATAGAATGATGACGGGCTTTAACGATTTTATCTACACAAAGGCCATCCATCCGGCGATAAAAGGCTACAACTACGTAGTTCCCGAGCCTGCAAGAACGGCGGCGGGAAATTTTTTCGACAATCTTTTATACCCCGTTCGATTCGTAAATAACCTCTTGCAACTTAAATTTAGCGAGGCCGGCGAGGAGACGCTGAGATTTTTAGCAAATACGATCATCGGCTTTGGCGGGCTAACCGACGGCGCGAAATACTACAATTTGCAACGCCACGACGAGGACTTCGGCCAGACGTTGGGATACTGGGGCGTGGGTAGCGGTTTTCACGTTGTTTTGCCCTTTGTCGGACCTTCAAATTTGCGCGATATGGCGGGTATGATCGGGGATTATTACCTAGATCCCGTTAGCTACGTAAAACCGATGTTGGACTCCTTTGCTATAAAAACTTTTCGCCAGGGCAATCTCTTATCGCTTCATCCGGACGCTTACGACGAGCTTAAAAAGGATGCGATCGACTTGTATCCGTTTTTGCGCGACGCCTACGAACAGCGCCGAAATCACCTAATAAAGGAATAA
- a CDS encoding Tgt2/MlaC family protein, which produces MKFLKTLLLVLFGAVSLFAIGEEQIKPTMQKTTQDAIGVLKNANLSKDEKVSKIFAVFDPYFDYEQMSKIALNKRYNSLSAEQKAKFNKAFEERLKSNYVDKLLSYKNQAINFKDATKPNVNRYFLNADLVGEDGKNYGFTYKFYNAKERGWLIYDIEILGVSIIQTYRSQFDSLMENESFENLLEKLNSVQAPQQ; this is translated from the coding sequence ATGAAATTTTTAAAAACGCTTTTGCTCGTGCTTTTTGGCGCAGTGAGCCTATTTGCCATCGGCGAGGAGCAGATAAAACCTACGATGCAAAAAACGACGCAAGACGCCATAGGAGTGCTAAAAAACGCAAATTTGAGCAAAGACGAAAAAGTGAGTAAAATTTTCGCCGTTTTTGATCCGTATTTCGACTACGAGCAGATGTCGAAAATCGCTCTAAACAAGCGCTACAACAGTCTAAGCGCCGAGCAAAAGGCTAAATTTAATAAAGCCTTTGAAGAGCGACTAAAATCAAACTACGTCGATAAACTCTTAAGCTACAAAAATCAAGCTATAAATTTTAAAGACGCGACCAAACCAAACGTTAATCGTTACTTTTTAAACGCCGATTTAGTCGGCGAGGACGGTAAAAACTACGGCTTTACATATAAATTTTACAACGCCAAAGAACGCGGCTGGCTCATCTACGACATCGAAATTTTAGGCGTTAGTATCATTCAGACCTATCGCAGCCAGTTTGATAGCTTAATGGAAAACGAGAGCTTTGAAAATTTGCTTGAGAAGCTAAATTCGGTCCAAGCGCCGCAACAATAA